In a genomic window of Carassius carassius chromosome 43, fCarCar2.1, whole genome shotgun sequence:
- the LOC132125163 gene encoding interferon-induced GTP-binding protein Mx3-like isoform X1 has protein sequence MYIYLYRQKMRGEVHSHLDESIRPYIDLIDTLRSVGIHKDLALPTIVVIGDQSSGKSSVLEALSGVALPRGSGIVTRCPLELRLKKVAGVKWKAVLTYDKKADGSENLFSAGLKPGKLGSGKVAQSAPKEKKIEFADPSLVEEHVAAAQNELAGKGVGICDELITLEILSPDVCDLTLIDLPGIARVPVEGQPEDIGKQIKRLIMKYIKKRETINLVVVPCNIDIATTEALKMAQEVDPEGKRTVAILTKPDLIDKGTEKSVLAIVHNKVIPLRKGYIMVKCRGQQQINDEVPLEEAAQMERDFFQNHDYFRCLLEEGKVTIKCLAIKLTLDLVDHIKNSLPPLQQHIQKQLCSVKRALRDCEAGPPEDLEGAKEFLIETLNGFNEKIKSLLSGEPKNGKSLFFQIRAEFRKWNDYLTSTKPSFKNSKELGENYRGRELPGFSNYIVFEKILQDHVAKIKDPAIELLNAIKDIIIKQFTAVVNECFQNYQVLQNITEDKINDIQLNQQEKAEQRISEQFKMENWIFTQDPIFLKVLSEKTNQTFSDKELPVFDKQCKYSEMLEAYYEIVVQRLADQLPLMITFYMLQETARLLSIDIMKLLEKQDVQKLLSEDPDVSRRRSDLRARLTRLTSAARAISNFLND, from the exons ATGTACATCTATCTTTACAGACAGAAAATGAGGGGAGAGGTTCACAGTCATTTAGACGAGAGCATTCGTCCATACATTGATTTGATTGACACTCTGCGGTCAGTTGGCATTCATAAGGACTTGGCGTTACCCACTATTGTAGTGATCGGAGACCAGAGTTCTGGAAAAAGCTCTGTGCTGGAAGCGCTGTCTGGAGTTGCGTTACCAAGAGGGAGTG GAATTGTGACCAGATGTCCATTAGAGCTGAGGCTGAAGAAGGTAGCAGGAGTCAAGTGGAAGGCTGTTTTAACTTACGATAAGAAAGCAGATGGATCTGAGAATCTTTTTTCAG CAGGTCTTAAACCCGGCAAACTGGGGAGTGGAAAGGTTGCACAGTCAGCTCCCAAAGAGAAGAAAATTGAGTTTGCAGATCCTTCATTAGTTGAAGAACATGTAGCAGCAG CCCAGAATGAGCTGGCAGGGAAAGGGGTAGGAATATGTGATGAGCTCATCACTTTAGAGATCCTCTCACCAGATGTGTGTGACCTCACACTGATCGATCTGCCAGGAATCGCCCGAGTCCCGGTAGAAGGACAACCAGAGGATATTGGAAAACAG ATAAAACGTCTGATCATGAAATATATTAAGAAACGTGAGACTATAAACCTGGTAGTGGTCCCGTGTAACATTGACATTGCAACAACAGAAGCCTTAAAAATGGCACAAGAAGTAGATCCTGAGGGCAAAAGGACTGTGG CCATTTTGACCAAGCCAGACCTCATAGACAAGGGAACAGAGAAGAGCGTTCTGGCTATTGTCCACAACAAAGTGATTCCTCTCCGCAAAGGTTACATCATGGTCAAGTGTAGAGGACAACAGCAGATCAATGATGAAGTTCCTCTGGAGGAGGCAGCACAGATGGAGAGAGATTTCTTCCAAAACCATGACTACTTCAG atGTCTCTTAGAAGAGGGTAAAGTGACTATTAAATGTCTTGCCATCAAACTGACGCTGGATCTTGTTGATCATATCAAA AATTCACTGCCACCGCTTCAACAGCATATACAAAAACAGTTGTGCAGTGTGAAAAGAGCACTTCGTGACTGTGAGGCTGGCCCTCCAGAAGACCTCGAGGGAGCCAAGGAATTCCTCATTGAG ACCCTAAATGGATTCAATGAGAAAATCAAGTCCCTGTTATCAGGAGAGCCGAAGAATGGGAAAAGTTTGTTTTTCCAGATCCGTGCTGAATTCAGGAAGTGGAATGATTATCTTACCAGTACAAAGCCATCCT TTAAAAATTCAAAAGAGTTAGGTGAGAATTACAGAGGGAGGGAACTGCCCGGCTTCAGCAACTACATCGTTTTTGAGAAGATTCTGCAGGACCATGTGGCCAAAATTAAGGATCCAGCCATTGAATTACTCAATGCCATAAAAG ATATCATCATTAAGCAGTTCACTGCCGTGGTGAATGAGTGTTTCCAGAACTATCAAGTCCTTCAAAACATCACTGAG GACAAAATCAACGACATTCAGCTTAACCAACAAGAAAAGGCAGAGCAGAGGATCTCTGAGCAGTTTAAAATGGAAAACTGGATCTTCACTCAAGATCCCATTTTCCTGAAGGTCTTGAGTGAGAAAACAAACCAGACTTTTTCAGATAAGGAGTTACCTGTCTTTGACAAACAGTGCAAGTACAGTGAAATGCTGGAGGCATATTATGAG ATTGTGGTGCAGAGATTGGCTGACCAGCTGCCCTTGATGATCACCTTTTACATGTTGCAGGAGACTGCTCGGCTCTTGTCTATTGACATAATGAAATTATTGGAAAAGCAAGATGTGCAGAAGCTCCTGTCTGAGGACCCTGATGTCAGCAGAAGGCGCAGCGACCTGAGAGCTCGTCTGACTCGTTTGACTTCTGCAGCAAGAGCAATTAGCAATTTTTTGAATGATTAG
- the LOC132125163 gene encoding interferon-induced GTP-binding protein Mx3-like isoform X2, which yields MYIYLYRQKMRGEVHSHLDESIRPYIDLIDTLRSVGIHKDLALPTIVVIGDQSSGKSSVLEALSGVALPRGSGIVTRCPLELRLKKVAGVKWKAVLTYDKKADGSENLFSGLKPGKLGSGKVAQSAPKEKKIEFADPSLVEEHVAAAQNELAGKGVGICDELITLEILSPDVCDLTLIDLPGIARVPVEGQPEDIGKQIKRLIMKYIKKRETINLVVVPCNIDIATTEALKMAQEVDPEGKRTVAILTKPDLIDKGTEKSVLAIVHNKVIPLRKGYIMVKCRGQQQINDEVPLEEAAQMERDFFQNHDYFRCLLEEGKVTIKCLAIKLTLDLVDHIKNSLPPLQQHIQKQLCSVKRALRDCEAGPPEDLEGAKEFLIETLNGFNEKIKSLLSGEPKNGKSLFFQIRAEFRKWNDYLTSTKPSFKNSKELGENYRGRELPGFSNYIVFEKILQDHVAKIKDPAIELLNAIKDIIIKQFTAVVNECFQNYQVLQNITEDKINDIQLNQQEKAEQRISEQFKMENWIFTQDPIFLKVLSEKTNQTFSDKELPVFDKQCKYSEMLEAYYEIVVQRLADQLPLMITFYMLQETARLLSIDIMKLLEKQDVQKLLSEDPDVSRRRSDLRARLTRLTSAARAISNFLND from the exons ATGTACATCTATCTTTACAGACAGAAAATGAGGGGAGAGGTTCACAGTCATTTAGACGAGAGCATTCGTCCATACATTGATTTGATTGACACTCTGCGGTCAGTTGGCATTCATAAGGACTTGGCGTTACCCACTATTGTAGTGATCGGAGACCAGAGTTCTGGAAAAAGCTCTGTGCTGGAAGCGCTGTCTGGAGTTGCGTTACCAAGAGGGAGTG GAATTGTGACCAGATGTCCATTAGAGCTGAGGCTGAAGAAGGTAGCAGGAGTCAAGTGGAAGGCTGTTTTAACTTACGATAAGAAAGCAGATGGATCTGAGAATCTTTTTTCAG GTCTTAAACCCGGCAAACTGGGGAGTGGAAAGGTTGCACAGTCAGCTCCCAAAGAGAAGAAAATTGAGTTTGCAGATCCTTCATTAGTTGAAGAACATGTAGCAGCAG CCCAGAATGAGCTGGCAGGGAAAGGGGTAGGAATATGTGATGAGCTCATCACTTTAGAGATCCTCTCACCAGATGTGTGTGACCTCACACTGATCGATCTGCCAGGAATCGCCCGAGTCCCGGTAGAAGGACAACCAGAGGATATTGGAAAACAG ATAAAACGTCTGATCATGAAATATATTAAGAAACGTGAGACTATAAACCTGGTAGTGGTCCCGTGTAACATTGACATTGCAACAACAGAAGCCTTAAAAATGGCACAAGAAGTAGATCCTGAGGGCAAAAGGACTGTGG CCATTTTGACCAAGCCAGACCTCATAGACAAGGGAACAGAGAAGAGCGTTCTGGCTATTGTCCACAACAAAGTGATTCCTCTCCGCAAAGGTTACATCATGGTCAAGTGTAGAGGACAACAGCAGATCAATGATGAAGTTCCTCTGGAGGAGGCAGCACAGATGGAGAGAGATTTCTTCCAAAACCATGACTACTTCAG atGTCTCTTAGAAGAGGGTAAAGTGACTATTAAATGTCTTGCCATCAAACTGACGCTGGATCTTGTTGATCATATCAAA AATTCACTGCCACCGCTTCAACAGCATATACAAAAACAGTTGTGCAGTGTGAAAAGAGCACTTCGTGACTGTGAGGCTGGCCCTCCAGAAGACCTCGAGGGAGCCAAGGAATTCCTCATTGAG ACCCTAAATGGATTCAATGAGAAAATCAAGTCCCTGTTATCAGGAGAGCCGAAGAATGGGAAAAGTTTGTTTTTCCAGATCCGTGCTGAATTCAGGAAGTGGAATGATTATCTTACCAGTACAAAGCCATCCT TTAAAAATTCAAAAGAGTTAGGTGAGAATTACAGAGGGAGGGAACTGCCCGGCTTCAGCAACTACATCGTTTTTGAGAAGATTCTGCAGGACCATGTGGCCAAAATTAAGGATCCAGCCATTGAATTACTCAATGCCATAAAAG ATATCATCATTAAGCAGTTCACTGCCGTGGTGAATGAGTGTTTCCAGAACTATCAAGTCCTTCAAAACATCACTGAG GACAAAATCAACGACATTCAGCTTAACCAACAAGAAAAGGCAGAGCAGAGGATCTCTGAGCAGTTTAAAATGGAAAACTGGATCTTCACTCAAGATCCCATTTTCCTGAAGGTCTTGAGTGAGAAAACAAACCAGACTTTTTCAGATAAGGAGTTACCTGTCTTTGACAAACAGTGCAAGTACAGTGAAATGCTGGAGGCATATTATGAG ATTGTGGTGCAGAGATTGGCTGACCAGCTGCCCTTGATGATCACCTTTTACATGTTGCAGGAGACTGCTCGGCTCTTGTCTATTGACATAATGAAATTATTGGAAAAGCAAGATGTGCAGAAGCTCCTGTCTGAGGACCCTGATGTCAGCAGAAGGCGCAGCGACCTGAGAGCTCGTCTGACTCGTTTGACTTCTGCAGCAAGAGCAATTAGCAATTTTTTGAATGATTAG